In a genomic window of Lycium ferocissimum isolate CSIRO_LF1 chromosome 9, AGI_CSIRO_Lferr_CH_V1, whole genome shotgun sequence:
- the LOC132031021 gene encoding heavy metal-associated isoprenylated plant protein 35: MKKPNFGKVLDCFSTLSSSGPGSCFCINEFGGHDDDDFEKKPLMNNNSSDQDHQHLMRLKDVINVGPPTLAFQLKPKIVVLRVSIHCNGCARKVEKHISKMEGVDMYQVDLETKKVVVIGDIVPFQVLESVSKVVKNAELSSWNTPH; this comes from the exons ATGAAGAAGCCCAATTTTGGTAAAGTTTTAGATTGTTTTAGTACACTTTCTTCTTCTGGACCAGGATCTTGTTTTTGCATCAATGAATTTGGaggccatgatgatgatgactttGAAAAGAAGCCACTCATGAATAATAATTCCTCAGATCAAGATCATCAGCATTTGATGAGATTGAAggatgttattaatgttggacCTCCAACCCTGGCTTTCCAGTTGAAGCCTAAG ATAGTGGTGCTAAGAGTTTCCATACACTGCAATGGTTGTGCAAGGAAAGTCGAGAAACACATCTCCAAAATGGAAG GGGTGGATATGTACCAAGTAGATTTGGAGACCAAGAAGGTTGTTGTTATTGGAGACATAGTACCTTTTCAAGTGTTGGAGAGTGTTTCGAAGGTTGTCAAAAATGCTGAGCTTTCAAGTTGGAACACTCCTCACTAG